One Cucurbita pepo subsp. pepo cultivar mu-cu-16 chromosome LG09, ASM280686v2, whole genome shotgun sequence DNA window includes the following coding sequences:
- the LOC111802101 gene encoding cation/H(+) antiporter 1-like has product MDATHRMVCQEDLFNPLSSMGVQVSFILVLSHFFHLVLKAFGQPGPIAQILAGMVLGPTGISNIRAIRDVFFQASAADYYEIFGFLSRIVFMFLIGLETDFPYIVRNLRVAGIVACGGAAVGSIFGIAVSFFLYQQFEEKGSKFGFFFIIMLILAYTASPIVIRLAAELKFATSDVGKLAISSALINEMACLALFNAIVALRSFRGFGRGIFCTLFITGVVVLNKYLASWFNKRNRNQKYLKNMEVFFLLSLVIAASVIIELETFNSIVCSFVLGVMFPKEGKTARTLLHKLTYSVHNFVLPIYFGYVGFQFDGNNLWKLSNVIIVAIMVLLSIGSKMSGTLAACNYLNIPLNEGVFLGFVLNLKGHADLLLIGGASKSLMSWSNPRAYNLLLISIVINTIISGPIVALLMRREYKLFSHTHTLLEHTDPNHELRALACAYGPRHLSGLFPLLSALSGGHTSHLSPFLLHLIELLHKRRTNLSYHELEQDELSDDEGYGGNDVLEIHCAIDAFISDTKIFMPLSKAVSSFPTLYEDVCNAAEDLRVSIVILPFHKHQRIDGKMESGKEGIRTTNQKILRHAPCSVGILVDRIQTGFLAFSHLLISDHVQHVATLFFGGSDDREALAWSRRMISHSRINLTVVRFVPLVTINDVEASAESSSSSDEGVLMALPSLRSSSSETDNAFLADFYDRHVSTGQAGYVEKQVKNGMETVKELRDIGDMYSLFIVGKGGRGHSTLTTGMSDWEECPELGTVGDLLASSDFNINGSVLVVQQHRHQKKDLIDD; this is encoded by the exons atggATGCAACTCATAGAATGGTTTGCCAAGAGGACTTGTTCAACCCGTTGTCCTCGATGGGCGTTCAAGTCTCCTTCATTCTCGTCCTTTCTCACTTCTTCCATCTCGTCCTCAAGGCCTTCGGCCAACCAGGCCCGATCGCTCAAATTCTg GCAGGCATGGTGTTAGGTCCGACCGGAATCTCCAACATCAGAGCAATCCGAGACGTTTTTTTCCAAGCTTCAGCTGCCGACTACTACGAAATCTTCGGATTTCTAAGTCGAATTGTCTTCATGTTCCTTATCGGTTTAGAGACCGATTTCCCTTACATCGTCCGCAACCTTCGCGTTGCAGGCATCGTCGCATGCGGAGGCGCCGCCGTCGGCAGCATCTTCGGTATTGCCGTCTCCTTCTTCCTCTACCAACAATTCGAAGAAAAAGGCAGCAAATTCGGCTTCTTCTTTATTATCATGTTGATTTTAGCCTACACCGCGTCACCAATTGTCATTCGCCTCGCCGCCGAGTTGAAGTTCGCGACATCCGACGTTGGGAAACTAGCCATCTCGTCGGCCCTCATCAACGAAATGGCATGTTTGGCCCTTTTCAATGCAATCGTAGCCTTGAGATCATTCCGAGGGTTTGGGAGAGGAATATTTTGCACTCTCTTCATTACAGGCGTCGTGGTTCTAAACAAATACTTAGCGAGTTGGTTCAACAAACGTAACCGTAACCAAAAGTACCTTAAAAACATGGaggtttttttcttgttgtcCCTTGTCATTGCGGCTTCAGTGATCATTGAGCTAGAGACCTTTAACAGCATTGTGTGTAGCTTTGTTTTGGGTGTCATGTTCCCAAAAGAGGGCAAAACGGCGAGGACTTTATTGCACAAATTGACTTATTCTGtgcataattttgttttgccAATCTATTTTGGGTACGTGGGGTTCCAATTTGATGGGAATAATCTTTGGAAATTGAGCAATGTCATCATTGTGGCCATTATGGTTTTGTTGAGTATTGGGAGCAAAATGAGTGGCACTTTGGCGGCTTGCAATTACTTGAATATCCCATTGAATGAAGGGGTTTTTCTAGGGTTTGTTCTTAACTTGAAGGGCCATGCTGATCTCTTGCTCATTGGTGGTGCCTCTAAATCACTCATG TCATGGAGTAATCCTCGAGCGTACAACCTCCTCCTAATAAGCATCGTAATCAACACAATAATCTCGGGCCCTATTGTGGCGTTGCTAATGCGGCGTGAGTACAAGTTGTTCTCGCACACCCACACGTTGTTGGAGCACACGGACCCGAACCATGAGCTTCGAGCATTAGCATGTGCCTATGGGCCTCGACACCTCTCAGGGTTGTTTCCACTTCTTTCCGCCTTAAGCGGAGGCCATACCTCCCACCTCTCTccctttctccttcacctgaTTGAGCTCCTCCACAAGCGTCGCACCAACCTCTCGTACCATGAGCTCGAACAAGACGAATTGAGCGACGATGAGGGGTACGGTGGGAATGACGTGCTTGAAATCCATTGTGCCATTGATGCATTCATATCGgacacaaaaatatttatgccACTCTCGAAAGCTGTGTCGAGTTTTCCGACATTGTACGAGGATGTTTGTAATGCTGCGGAGGATCTTAGGGTGTCGATTGttattcttccatttcataAGCACCAACGGATTGATGGGAAAATGGAGAGCGGGAAGGAGGGCATCAGAACCACCAATCAAAAGATTTTGCGCCACGCGCCTTGCTCGGTTGGGATCCTCGTGGATCGGATTCAAACGGGATTCTTGGCGTTCTCGCATTTATTGATCTCGGATCACGTGCAACACGTGGCCACATTGTTTTTTGGTGGGTCGGATGATAGGGAAGCTTTGGCATGGAGTAGGAGGATGATTAGTCATTCAAGGATTAATTTGACCGTTGTAAGATTTGTTCCACTAGTGACCATTAACGACGTGGAGGCATCAGCCGAGTCATCATCATCAAGTGATGAAGGGGTCTTGATGGCTTTGCCCAGTCTAAGGTCCAGTTCAAGTGAGACTGACAATGCCTTCCTAGCTGATTTCTACGACAG GCATGTGTCGACCGGACAAGCTGGATACGTTGAGAAGCAAGTGAAGAATGGGATGGAGACGGTAAAAGAGCTTAGAGACATAGGAGACATGTACTCTCTATTCATAGTTGGGAAAGGAGGAAGAGGTCACTCGACGTTGACGACGGGAATGAGTGATTGGGAGGAATGCCCTGAGCTCGGCACCGTCGGTGACCTCTTGGCTTCTTCCGACTTCAATATCAATGGTTCGGTTTTGGTTGTTCAACAACATAGACACCAAAAGAAGGACCTCATTGATGACTAG